A part of Tigriopus californicus strain San Diego chromosome 10, Tcal_SD_v2.1, whole genome shotgun sequence genomic DNA contains:
- the LOC131889192 gene encoding kelch-like protein 10: MRMILIQGSWWIFGLEVRIQVRSKLEMDVILEPEERSSTPGQSSPHMVEFTSLRQHGDSDGASHDAVLVSDSGRTFPVDRTLVASHSPVLKALFTFPGEPHPDGVYSLQCIPDSCVEANLTWIYQQNLPLSLRNVTLILEGAHYLDCGEVVQKCLDFIFRHLSPSNVISLAAFGQFHQIYALSHHCQRYIEYHFRRVVQHSEFLAMDCNALFELLWLENLNAPEELVWEAVVHWIYADPEYRRVFLPTLMRAIRFCQFGYLFLSEMVIPQAQWILPDDPEVRSILSKFTSLYHKEITWSGHFMVPLVEPPFPSWPRLSQDVIVTFGGWSGEVAVNLMESYDIRANRWTTLPFFDPIDGRADFGVACLGSKIYFVGGSSNQRELRSVTSFDLITQTFTNCSPMNFVRTKACVVAFKGHLYAIGGFNGSRRSQTVERYESERNCWTKMSPLRFARSGAGSTIHRGKIVIAGGFDGFTQLDTVEAFNLATQKWVSMGKMCTRRSDLSLVSLDGVLYALGGFDGRDWLATVEYYDPRHRIWHFAPSMSSPRANFSALVVDGTIMVVGGFDGQSGIREVESYNPNQREWWPNSPLNVGRYGLGASLVTGNHLDPATLVQFAYINRDRLMEEMLASGEMAQKPRYGARTDLVTTNSDSEDEGNEEGNETDEEEVEVDEEGDQIGGEEEQALEGEIEAYFSEEDEDTSEESFGDADDEQEPA, encoded by the coding sequence ATGAGAATGATTTTGATCCAGGGTTCGTGGTGGATTTTCGGACTTGAAGTGCGAATCCAAGTCCGATCAAAATTAGAGATGGATGTCATTCTGGAGCCTGAAGAGCGTAGCTCCACTCCAGGACAGTCCTCGCCTCACATGGTCGAGTTCACAAGCCTCCGCCAACATGGAGATTCAGATGGAGCCAGCCATGACGCAGTTTTGGTGTCAGATTCGGGTCGAACCTTCCCCGTGGACCGAACCTTGGTGGCCAGTCACAGTCCCGTGCTCAAAGCCCTGTTCACTTTTCCCGGTGAGCCTCACCCTGATGGGGTCTATTCACTCCAATGCATTCCAGATTCGTGCGTCGAAGCCAACCTGACCTGGATCTACCAACAGAACTTGCCCCTCTCGTTGAGGAATGTGACCCTAATCCTGGAAGGAGCCCACTACTTGGACTGTGGGGAAGTCGTGCAAAAATGCCTGGATTTCATCTTCCGGCATTTGTCGCCGAGCAATGTCATCAGCCTTGCCGCTTTTGGTCAATTCCACCAGATTTACGCCTTGAGCCACCACTGTCAACGGTACATCGAGTATCACTTCCGAAGAGTGGTCCAACATTCCGAATTCCTCGCCATGGACTGCAACGCCTTGTTCGAGTTGCTCTGGTTGGAAAACTTGAATGCCCCGGAGGAACTGGTTTGGGAAGCAGTGGTTCACTGGATTTATGCAGATCCCGAGTATAGGCGTGTGTTCTTGCCCACACTGATGAGAGCCATTCGGTTCTGCCAATTTGGATACCTCTTTTTGAGTGAGATGGTGATTCCCCAAGCCCAGTGGATCCTACCCGATGATCCCGAGGTTCGATccattttgtccaagtttaCATCATTGTACCACAAAGAGATCACTTGGTCCGGACACTTTATGGTTCCTTTGGTCGAACCTCCATTCCCTTCTTGGCCGAGATTGTCCCAAGATGTGATTGTCACTTTCGGGGGTTGGAGTGGCGAGGTTGCCGTAAATCTGATGGAAAGCTACGACATTCGGGCCAATCGTTGGACTACTCTACCATTTTTTGATCCCATTGACGGAAGGGCCGATTTCGGAGTGGCTTGCCTGGGCAGCAAGATCTATTTCGTGGGAGGCTCCAGTAACCAAAGAGAACTACGATCGGTTACTAGTTTTGACTTAATCACCCAAACCTTCACAAATTGCTCTCCAATGAATTTTGTGCGGACCAAAGCTTGTGTGGTGGCCTTCAAAGGCCATCTATACGCCATTGGAGGTTTCAACGGATCTCGTCGATCTCAAACCGTCGAGCGCTATGAGTCTGAGCGAAACTGTTGGACCAAGATGAGCCCTTTGAGATTTGCCCGCTCTGGAGCGGGTTCCACAATCCATCGGGGTAAAATTGTGATTGCGGGCGGATTTGATGGATTCACCCAACTAGACACGGTCGAAGCTTTCAACCTGGCCACTCAAAAATGGGTGAGCATGGGGAAAATGTGCACCCGACGATCGGATCTGAGTCTTGTGTCCTTGGACGGCGTCCTCTACGCCTTAGGCGGGTTTGATGGGCGTGACTGGCTAGCCACGGTCGAGTACTACGATCCACGACATCGGATTTGGCACTTTGCCCCCTCCATGTCAAGTCCCAGGGCCAATTTCAGTGCCCTGGTTGTTGATGGCACCATAATGGTTGTGGGAGGATTTGATGGCCAGAGTGGAATACGTGAGGTTGAAAGCTACAATCCCAATCAAAGAGAATGGTGGCCCAACTCCCCTTTGAATGTGGGACGGTACGGCTTAGGCGCCTCTTTGGTGACGGGCAATCATCTCGACCCTGCCACCCTCGTCCAATTTGCCTACATTAACAGAGACCGACTAATGGAGGAGATGCTTGCTTCCGGTGAGATGGCTCAGAAGCCGAGATATGGAGCCAGGACTGACTTGGTTACGACGAACTCGGATAGCGAAGATGAAGGCAACGAGGAAGGCAATGAGACCGATGAGGAGGAGGTTGAAGTTGATGAGGAAGGGGACCAAATAGggggagaagaagaacaagcCTTGGAAGGGGAAATCGAAGCCTATTTTAGTGAAGAGGACGAAGATACCTCAGAAGAAAGCTTTggtgatgctgatgatgaacAAGAGCCTGCTTGA